The following are encoded in a window of Nitrososphaerales archaeon genomic DNA:
- a CDS encoding YHS domain-containing protein has product MPVDPVCGIELEEDDAVILAHEGKTYWFCCDGCKRIFLKNPRKYK; this is encoded by the coding sequence ATGCCAGTCGACCCTGTCTGCGGCATCGAGTTGGAAGAAGATGACGCTGTGATCTTAGCGCATGAAGGCAAAACATACTGGTTCTGCTGTGATGGATGTAAGAGAATATTCCTGAAGAATCCTAGAAAATACAAGTGA